The following are encoded together in the Bacteroidota bacterium genome:
- a CDS encoding recombinase family protein, whose translation KIIYLLDTGKIKDLKFPTFWFDSTPQGKFMMNIAFGQSKYYIDNLSENIKRGHRAKLRKGIWPNFAPLGYLNNHKTRGIDIDSEKSPLVRKAFELYSTGEYTLKALAKVLDQAGLRSYKGNVLSVSCAQRMLQNQIYYGVFSFNGEIYDGTHEPIISKKLFDSVQQVMSNRGKKKRKRKHEFAFSGLMKCGFCGCLITAEKQKGHHYYRCTKKKQPCNEKYLREENLVEQMKWIIKKVSLPDKWANNMLAEIDKEKEQAKEETKVFVQNLQTKKAEVEAKAENLLDLFIGGKGIEPEEYQAKKSKLLNEKQDILGKIRDFEQKGNNWLEPMKEMILASSQAKILLSQSDNQEIRAFLKNIGSNFILGQKRAFRFFVD comes from the coding sequence AAAATCATTTACTTGCTGGACACAGGAAAGATCAAAGATTTGAAATTCCCGACATTTTGGTTTGACTCAACTCCGCAAGGAAAATTCATGATGAACATTGCCTTTGGCCAAAGCAAGTATTACATCGACAATTTAAGCGAAAACATCAAACGAGGTCATCGGGCAAAACTGCGAAAAGGCATTTGGCCAAACTTCGCCCCGCTTGGCTATTTAAACAATCACAAAACGAGAGGCATTGATATTGATAGTGAAAAATCACCGCTAGTGCGCAAAGCATTTGAACTTTACTCGACTGGCGAATACACCCTAAAAGCCCTTGCCAAAGTTTTGGATCAAGCGGGGCTAAGAAGTTATAAAGGCAATGTTCTTTCGGTTTCCTGTGCCCAGCGTATGCTTCAAAATCAGATTTACTATGGTGTTTTTTCTTTCAACGGTGAAATCTATGACGGAACGCATGAGCCAATTATTTCCAAGAAACTTTTTGATTCTGTTCAACAAGTAATGAGCAACCGAGGAAAAAAGAAACGCAAACGAAAACACGAATTTGCTTTTTCAGGTTTGATGAAGTGCGGTTTTTGCGGTTGCCTCATCACCGCCGAAAAACAAAAAGGACATCACTATTATCGTTGCACAAAGAAAAAGCAACCTTGTAATGAAAAATATTTACGGGAAGAAAATCTTGTTGAACAGATGAAATGGATTATTAAAAAAGTTTCTTTGCCTGACAAGTGGGCAAACAACATGCTTGCCGAGATAGATAAAGAAAAAGAGCAGGCCAAAGAAGAAACGAAAGTTTTTGTTCAAAATCTACAAACTAAAAAAGCAGAGGTTGAAGCCAAAGCCGAAAACCTGCTTGATTTGTTTATCGGTGGTAAAGGCATTGAACCCGAAGAATACCAAGCCAAAAAATCAAAACTGCTTAACGAGAAGCAGGACATTTTAGGGAAGATAAGAGATTTTGAACAAAAAGGAAATAATTGGCTCGAACCGATGAAAGAAATGATTTTAGCCAGTAGCCAAGCCAAAATTCTTTTGTCGCAAAGCGACAATCAAGAAATCCGAGCATTTCTAAAAAATATCGGCTCGAACTTCATTTTGGGCCAAAAGCGGGCTTTTCGATTTTTTGTTGATTAA
- a CDS encoding helix-turn-helix transcriptional regulator — MTSGKIISGNIKKLRAKLGLTQDDLAKKADIKYTTLMKVESGAVNKPSVQTMAKIAKVLGVSIEELIK; from the coding sequence ATGACAAGTGGAAAAATTATCAGCGGAAACATCAAGAAATTACGCGCCAAACTTGGCTTGACGCAAGATGATTTAGCCAAGAAAGCGGATATTAAATATACAACGCTTATGAAGGTTGAAAGTGGCGCGGTTAATAAGCCAAGCGTTCAAACTATGGCAAAAATTGCTAAAGTGTTGGGCGTTTCAAT